Proteins encoded within one genomic window of bacterium:
- the dapB gene encoding 4-hydroxy-tetrahydrodipicolinate reductase, translated as MINVVVNGACGRMGRRIIKLLSIQKDLHLCGAVEIPSHSDIGKDAGVVAGIDKLDVSVISCINDIIEDADVVVDFSSTDGALASASVCAKYKKALIVGTTGLSVEALSEIRNISSIVACLVSSNMSVGVNLLCKLVEQASSILGDEYDVEIIEAHHRFKKDAPSGTAKTLAKIISNVKGKKLKDMAVYGREGLVGERKGNEIGIHAVRAGDIVGEHTVIFGGTGERIELKHIATTRDTFAQGVIKAIKFISTQRAGLYDMKDVLNNKFEARNTKHKTISND; from the coding sequence ATGATTAATGTAGTTGTTAATGGTGCATGCGGAAGAATGGGCAGGAGAATAATAAAACTCCTCTCCATTCAAAAAGACTTACATCTTTGCGGAGCAGTTGAGATTCCATCTCATTCAGACATAGGAAAAGATGCTGGCGTAGTGGCAGGCATTGATAAATTAGATGTAAGTGTGATTTCGTGTATTAATGACATTATAGAAGATGCAGATGTTGTGGTTGATTTTTCATCCACAGACGGAGCTCTTGCTTCTGCCAGTGTCTGCGCAAAGTATAAGAAAGCGTTAATTGTCGGCACTACCGGGTTGAGCGTTGAAGCGTTATCTGAGATAAGAAATATCTCTAGCATAGTTGCCTGTCTTGTTTCTTCAAATATGAGTGTTGGTGTTAATCTTTTGTGTAAACTTGTTGAGCAGGCGTCAAGCATATTAGGAGATGAATATGACGTGGAGATTATAGAGGCTCATCACAGGTTTAAGAAGGATGCTCCAAGTGGTACAGCAAAAACTCTCGCTAAAATTATTTCAAACGTAAAAGGTAAAAAGCTTAAAGATATGGCTGTCTATGGCAGGGAAGGGCTGGTTGGAGAAAGAAAAGGAAATGAGATTGGGATACATGCTGTTAGAGCAGGCGATATAGTTGGAGAGCATACAGTTATATTTGGAGGTACTGGCGAAAGAATAGAACTAAAGCATATCGCTACCACAAGAGATACATTTGCGCAAGGAGTTATTAAAGCAATAAAATTTATCAGCACCCAAAGAGCAGGGCTTTATGATATGAAAGATGTGTTAAATAACAAATTCGAAGCACGAAATACGAAGCACAAAACAATATCAAATGACTAA
- the kdsA gene encoding 3-deoxy-8-phosphooctulonate synthase, whose protein sequence is MKEIVLHDIKISNTSPLVLIAGPCVIEDEKIPFKIAEELLRITDDLGIPFIYKASYDKANRSSVSSFRGIGINKALGVLSKIKEQFNIPVLSDVHSKEEIAMTKDILDVIQIPAFLSRQTDLLVSAGKTGKVINVKKGQFMSPWDMKNVIGKILSTGNDNILLTERGTSFGYNNLVVDFRGLSTMAHLGYPVIFDATHSVQLPGGMGTSSGGQREFVEPLIKAAVAVGCAGLFLEVHISPDEALCDGANMISVKELPDLLKRAISIDKQVKEG, encoded by the coding sequence ATGAAAGAGATAGTATTACATGATATAAAGATAAGCAATACATCTCCCCTTGTTTTGATTGCAGGGCCATGTGTTATTGAAGATGAGAAAATTCCTTTTAAGATTGCAGAAGAGCTGTTGAGAATAACAGATGATTTAGGAATACCTTTTATATATAAAGCATCTTATGATAAAGCTAATAGGTCGTCCGTCAGTTCTTTTAGAGGAATTGGAATAAATAAGGCGTTGGGCGTGCTCTCAAAAATAAAGGAGCAGTTTAATATCCCTGTCCTCTCGGATGTTCATTCAAAAGAAGAAATTGCTATGACAAAGGATATTTTAGACGTTATACAGATACCAGCGTTCCTGTCGAGACAAACTGATCTGTTAGTAAGCGCGGGTAAAACAGGTAAGGTGATAAACGTGAAAAAGGGACAGTTTATGTCTCCATGGGATATGAAAAATGTTATTGGTAAAATTCTCTCAACGGGAAATGATAACATTTTACTAACAGAAAGAGGAACTAGTTTTGGATATAATAACCTAGTTGTTGACTTTCGCGGGCTTTCCACAATGGCGCACCTTGGATATCCTGTTATATTTGACGCAACACATAGTGTCCAACTTCCGGGAGGTATGGGAACATCTTCCGGGGGGCAGAGAGAATTTGTAGAACCTCTTATTAAGGCTGCTGTTGCGGTAGGCTGCGCAGGCCTTTTTTTAGAGGTTCATATTAGTCCGGATGAAGCTCTTTGTGATGGGGCAAATATGATATCAGTTAAAGAATTGCCGGATCTATTAAAAAGAGCAATATCTATCGATAAACAGGTTAAAGAGGGATAA
- a CDS encoding KpsF/GutQ family sugar-phosphate isomerase — protein MILKTAKKVLRIEAEAIRNLIPKLNKSFEDAVKLVLSCKGRVVVTGIGKSGIIGKKIVATLASTGTPSLFLHPSEGSHGDLGMITKSDIVIAISNSGETEEINNLLSFFKKRKAKIISMTGGKNSTLARHSDLVLDIGVKQEACPLGLAPTASTTATLAMGDALAIALLEERDFKREDYALLHPAGSLGRRLSLKVKDVMKTGRQIPIVKHNITMREAIAEISAKGFGFALVLDADRKLKGIVTDGDVRRSVKVEGFLNKKVTTFMSRDPKTIDKNSLAVEALEKMEKYSITSLLILNKKDVPEGVVHLHDLLGRTKFRF, from the coding sequence GTGATTCTAAAAACTGCAAAAAAAGTATTAAGAATAGAAGCAGAAGCAATAAGAAATTTAATTCCGAAATTGAATAAGAGTTTTGAGGATGCTGTAAAGCTCGTGCTATCATGTAAAGGAAGGGTTGTTGTAACAGGCATAGGCAAGTCAGGAATTATAGGTAAGAAGATAGTTGCTACACTTGCCAGCACAGGTACTCCATCGCTTTTTCTTCATCCTTCAGAAGGTTCCCATGGTGATTTAGGAATGATAACAAAGAGTGATATTGTTATAGCAATATCAAATAGCGGAGAGACAGAGGAAATAAATAATCTTTTGTCTTTTTTTAAGAAGAGAAAAGCTAAAATAATTTCGATGACGGGTGGAAAGAATTCAACTCTTGCGAGACACAGCGATCTGGTTTTAGACATAGGGGTTAAGCAGGAAGCTTGTCCGCTGGGTCTTGCTCCAACAGCGAGTACTACAGCAACGCTTGCAATGGGAGATGCACTCGCTATAGCGCTTCTTGAAGAGAGAGATTTCAAAAGAGAGGATTACGCACTTCTGCATCCGGCCGGTAGTTTGGGAAGAAGATTAAGTCTCAAAGTAAAAGATGTTATGAAAACAGGAAGACAAATTCCAATTGTTAAACATAATATTACGATGAGAGAAGCAATAGCAGAAATCTCCGCAAAAGGATTTGGGTTTGCATTGGTTTTAGATGCTGATAGGAAATTAAAAGGTATTGTTACGGACGGAGATGTTAGGCGCAGTGTTAAAGTTGAAGGTTTTTTGAATAAAAAAGTTACCACGTTTATGAGTAGAGATCCGAAAACAATTGATAAGAATTCTCTTGCGGTAGAAGCTCTTGAAAAAATGGAAAAATACTCAATAACTTCGTTGTTGATACTTAACAAAAAAGACGTACCTGAAGGAGTTGTTCACCTTCATGATTTGCTTGGCAGAACTAAGTTCAGGTTTTAA
- a CDS encoding NAD(+)/NADH kinase — MVKDITRIGIVGNPRKLSALKLARDLSNWLGKKGIRVFVSHDCSEMLLDKKIAVENEELLSNIDVLIALGGDGTLLSAARLVSSSGIPILGVNLGGLGFLTEINYSRIYEVLEQVLGNKFSIENRMLINGYVLRKGEGKIFPFSALNDAVITTEAIARVLKLETSIDKQYVTTYIADGLIIATPTGSTAYSLSAGGPIVHPALKAIIITPICPHTLTNRPIIVSEKSSISVEPIFETNKIALTIDGQIKFDLLHPDKLVIKKAPYTLKLISLPENDFFTILRKKLKWSGHSVNPESIRDK; from the coding sequence ATGGTTAAAGACATAACGAGAATTGGCATAGTCGGTAATCCTAGGAAGTTATCCGCTTTAAAACTGGCTAGGGATTTATCTAACTGGTTGGGCAAAAAAGGGATAAGAGTCTTTGTGTCTCATGATTGCTCAGAGATGCTTTTAGATAAAAAAATTGCCGTAGAAAATGAAGAATTATTATCCAATATAGATGTCTTGATTGCTTTAGGTGGAGATGGAACACTACTTAGTGCAGCAAGGCTTGTTTCATCATCAGGCATACCAATTCTTGGAGTTAATCTTGGTGGACTCGGTTTTCTCACAGAGATTAATTATTCGCGAATATACGAAGTTCTGGAACAGGTTTTAGGCAACAAGTTTTCTATTGAAAATCGGATGCTGATTAATGGATATGTTTTAAGAAAGGGAGAAGGGAAGATTTTTCCTTTTTCTGCACTTAATGATGCAGTAATAACCACAGAAGCAATTGCAAGAGTTCTAAAACTTGAGACTTCGATAGATAAGCAATATGTGACTACATACATTGCAGATGGATTAATTATAGCAACTCCAACAGGTTCCACAGCCTATTCTCTTTCAGCCGGAGGCCCGATTGTGCATCCTGCTCTAAAAGCGATAATTATCACTCCAATATGTCCTCATACACTAACTAACAGACCTATTATTGTTTCAGAAAAAAGCTCTATTTCTGTTGAGCCAATATTTGAGACTAATAAAATAGCGTTAACAATTGATGGACAGATTAAGTTTGACTTGCTGCATCCTGATAAACTAGTTATAAAAAAAGCTCCATATACTTTGAAGTTAATTTCGTTACCTGAAAATGATTTTTTTACAATACTCAGGAAAAAGCTCAAGTGGAGTGGACATTCAGTAAATCCCGAAAGCATTCGGGATAAGTAA
- the folK gene encoding 2-amino-4-hydroxy-6-hydroxymethyldihydropteridine diphosphokinase yields MCIYLSLGSNIGNRKANIQEAIRLLSQNQQIEVKKCSSFYETSPVGIEKQPWFVNCAVEVETDIEPGNLLKIIKNIELSIGRENSFVWGPREIDIDIIFFKDIVLNEQVLKIPHSQAHKRAFVLAPLAEIVRDFIHPVLGKSVKQLLDEITEEQIVRKIG; encoded by the coding sequence ATGTGTATATATTTAAGCCTTGGTTCAAATATAGGAAATCGCAAGGCAAATATTCAGGAAGCTATTCGCCTGTTGTCTCAAAACCAGCAGATTGAGGTCAAGAAGTGTTCTTCGTTTTATGAAACAAGTCCTGTTGGCATAGAGAAACAGCCGTGGTTTGTGAATTGCGCAGTTGAAGTTGAGACAGATATTGAGCCTGGAAACTTATTGAAGATCATTAAAAATATTGAACTTTCTATAGGAAGAGAAAATTCCTTTGTTTGGGGTCCTCGGGAAATAGATATAGATATAATTTTTTTTAAGGATATTGTTTTGAATGAACAGGTTTTGAAAATTCCTCATTCTCAAGCGCATAAAAGAGCATTTGTGCTGGCTCCTTTAGCTGAGATTGTTAGGGATTTTATACATCCTGTTCTTGGAAAGTCTGTGAAACAGTTGCTGGATGAGATAACAGAAGAACAGATTGTTAGGAAAATAGGGTAA
- the ilvE gene encoding branched-chain-amino-acid transaminase: protein MQVYIDGKFFPTSKANISVYDHGFLYGDGVFEGIRIYNGNIFMLDEHINRLYDSAKAIKLKVPLSKAELRNAVRQAHKVNGLKDGYVRLIVTRGIGDLGIDPRTCLKSSIVIIVNKIALYPRELYRKGMEIITASTQRTPVSALNPQIKSMNYLNNILAKIEAVNAGANEALMLNSSGNVVECSGDNIFIYRNDTLITPPTSIGALDGITRGIVIKLAEQESLKVKELIFSRYEVYTSDECFLSGTAAEIIPVIKLDGREIGNGKPGKITALLINKFKKFTG, encoded by the coding sequence ATGCAAGTTTATATTGATGGAAAATTCTTTCCAACGTCAAAGGCAAATATTTCTGTATATGATCACGGGTTTTTATATGGAGACGGAGTTTTTGAGGGAATCAGGATCTATAATGGCAATATCTTTATGCTGGATGAACATATAAATAGGCTTTATGATTCTGCAAAGGCGATCAAATTAAAAGTACCTTTATCAAAGGCAGAATTGAGGAATGCCGTTAGGCAAGCTCATAAAGTTAACGGATTGAAGGATGGATATGTAAGATTGATAGTAACAAGAGGCATAGGAGATCTGGGTATTGACCCAAGAACGTGTCTTAAGTCATCGATTGTTATCATTGTTAACAAAATAGCTCTTTATCCAAGAGAACTTTATAGGAAAGGAATGGAAATCATAACTGCATCTACGCAAAGAACACCTGTTAGCGCTCTAAATCCTCAGATAAAATCCATGAATTATCTAAATAATATTCTTGCCAAGATTGAAGCGGTAAATGCTGGCGCTAATGAAGCACTAATGCTGAATTCCTCTGGCAATGTTGTTGAATGCAGCGGGGATAATATATTTATATATAGGAATGATACTCTTATCACTCCGCCTACATCCATTGGCGCGTTAGACGGGATTACAAGGGGAATAGTTATAAAGCTTGCCGAGCAGGAAAGTTTGAAGGTTAAAGAACTTATTTTTTCAAGGTATGAAGTCTATACTTCTGATGAATGCTTCTTGAGCGGAACAGCGGCTGAAATTATCCCGGTAATAAAACTTGATGGAAGGGAGATAGGAAACGGAAAGCCCGGAAAAATCACAGCGCTTCTAATAAACAAGTTCAAGAAATTTACCGGATAG
- the panB gene encoding 3-methyl-2-oxobutanoate hydroxymethyltransferase has translation MKKTTVVIRSMKGVKKIVALTSYNYWMSAIINQVDIDLILVGDSLSSMILGYKNTIPVTMDEMIHHTKAVSRANPDSLLVADMPFMSYQVSQEKALENAGRFIKEAGAEAVKLEGGKQIKDTVYRIVQAGIPVLGHIGLTPQSIHQIGGYRVQGRAPEKAKRLIEDALLLEKTGVFAIVLECVPYALARDITKKLHIPTIGIGAGPYCDGQILVTHDMLGLKTGHVPKFVKQYANLAEQITKALEDYKKDVTAGKFPDKEHSYK, from the coding sequence ATGAAGAAAACAACTGTAGTAATTCGAAGTATGAAAGGGGTAAAAAAGATTGTTGCGCTTACTTCTTACAATTATTGGATGAGCGCAATTATTAACCAGGTAGATATTGATTTGATTCTTGTTGGTGATTCGCTTTCATCTATGATTCTCGGATACAAAAATACTATACCAGTAACAATGGATGAAATGATACATCATACCAAAGCTGTATCGAGAGCTAATCCAGATTCGTTACTTGTTGCAGATATGCCATTTATGTCGTATCAGGTGAGTCAGGAGAAGGCTTTGGAAAATGCAGGTAGATTTATAAAAGAAGCAGGAGCTGAGGCAGTTAAACTGGAAGGAGGAAAGCAGATAAAAGATACTGTGTATAGGATTGTTCAAGCAGGGATTCCAGTGTTAGGTCATATAGGTCTGACCCCTCAATCAATTCATCAGATTGGAGGATACAGGGTTCAGGGAAGAGCCCCCGAAAAAGCTAAAAGACTCATTGAAGATGCTTTGCTGCTCGAAAAAACAGGGGTTTTTGCCATTGTTCTTGAATGTGTTCCGTATGCACTCGCAAGGGATATAACAAAGAAACTTCATATTCCAACTATTGGGATTGGAGCAGGGCCATACTGTGACGGACAGATATTGGTAACACACGATATGCTGGGCTTAAAAACAGGACATGTTCCAAAATTTGTTAAACAGTATGCTAATTTGGCAGAACAGATCACAAAAGCACTTGAGGACTATAAAAAAGATGTAACTGCAGGAAAGTTCCCGGATAAAGAGCATAGCTACAAATGA
- the panC gene encoding pantoate--beta-alanine ligase yields MKIVKTIQDMQQLSKRVIHNKSIGLVPTMGYLHNGHLSLIHRARKDCDIVVMSIFVNPMQFAPGEDFKKYPRDFDTDRKLAERAGVDVVFYPDTKHIYAKGFSTVISVENMDKIWEGKTRPAHFRGVCTIVGKLFNIVDPDIAYFGQKDAQQVAIIKRMVRDLNFNVKIVVVPTVREKDGLAMSSRNKYLSSKERKAALVLYRSLREAEGMIKNGEKKSDNVLECMRSVIKKERLAYLDYVGIVNPEDFSHVSEISKTSLIIIACRIGETRLIDNFLLI; encoded by the coding sequence ATGAAGATTGTTAAGACTATTCAGGACATGCAGCAATTATCTAAGAGAGTAATCCATAATAAAAGCATTGGTCTTGTTCCAACAATGGGGTATCTTCACAACGGGCATTTGAGTCTTATACATAGAGCAAGAAAGGATTGTGATATTGTAGTTATGAGTATATTTGTGAATCCAATGCAGTTTGCCCCAGGAGAAGATTTCAAAAAATACCCGAGAGATTTTGATACGGATAGGAAACTAGCGGAAAGGGCAGGAGTAGATGTTGTTTTTTATCCAGATACGAAGCATATCTATGCTAAAGGTTTTTCCACCGTTATTAGTGTTGAAAATATGGATAAAATCTGGGAAGGGAAAACAAGACCTGCACATTTTAGAGGAGTATGCACTATTGTTGGGAAACTTTTCAACATTGTAGACCCTGATATTGCTTATTTTGGCCAAAAAGATGCTCAGCAGGTTGCAATTATTAAAAGAATGGTAAGAGATCTAAATTTTAACGTAAAGATTGTTGTTGTACCCACTGTTAGAGAAAAGGATGGTTTGGCAATGAGTTCAAGGAATAAATATTTATCTTCTAAGGAAAGAAAGGCAGCTCTGGTATTATACAGGTCTTTACGGGAAGCAGAGGGAATGATAAAGAATGGAGAAAAGAAATCTGATAATGTGTTAGAATGCATGAGGAGTGTGATAAAAAAAGAGAGATTGGCGTACTTGGATTATGTGGGCATAGTCAATCCTGAGGATTTTTCACATGTTTCTGAGATTTCAAAAACCAGTTTAATTATAATCGCTTGTCGTATAGGCGAAACACGACTTATAGACAATTTTTTATTGATATGA
- a CDS encoding deoxynucleoside kinase, giving the protein MLEGKYIVIEGTIGVGKTSLARELSKEINGKLVLEKSEENPFLEKFYGNAEEYAFQTQIFFLLSRYSQQQKILQRELFKRTVVCDYLFTKDRIFAYLNLNEDELGLYNHLEPLLAKRIPAPDLVIYLQASTSVLIQRIKNRGKQYEMEIPETYIEELNKAYNHFFFLYKDSPLLFVDTDQIDFVHSKIDLNDLIKTIKDMRGGTQYYKPVSSDIFTKM; this is encoded by the coding sequence ATGTTAGAAGGCAAGTATATTGTTATTGAAGGCACTATTGGTGTAGGAAAGACTTCTCTTGCTAGAGAGCTGTCAAAAGAGATTAATGGTAAACTGGTTCTTGAGAAAAGTGAAGAAAATCCATTTCTGGAGAAGTTTTATGGGAATGCAGAAGAATATGCCTTTCAAACTCAGATTTTCTTTCTTCTCTCAAGATATAGCCAGCAGCAAAAAATATTGCAAAGAGAGCTTTTCAAAAGGACTGTTGTGTGTGATTATTTATTCACAAAGGATAGAATATTTGCGTATCTTAATCTTAATGAGGATGAATTGGGATTATATAATCATCTTGAACCTCTGCTGGCTAAGAGGATTCCTGCGCCCGATTTAGTAATATATCTTCAAGCATCCACCTCGGTTTTGATTCAACGCATAAAAAATAGAGGAAAGCAATATGAAATGGAAATTCCCGAGACATATATAGAAGAGCTTAATAAGGCGTATAACCATTTCTTTTTTCTATATAAAGACAGCCCGTTGCTTTTTGTGGATACTGACCAGATAGATTTTGTTCATAGCAAGATAGACCTTAATGATTTGATTAAAACAATAAAAGACATGCGAGGAGGCACTCAATACTATAAACCTGTTTCCTCAGATATATTTACAAAAATGTAA